aaatcccccataacaactgtagtaacatctttgcgacaagccaatttcagctcctgattcaacttacctccaacatccagactactgtttgggggcctgtagatgactcccatgagggtctttttacccttagtgtttcgaagctctatccacactgactctacatcccctgactctaggtccgcccgcgcaagggactgaatatcctcccttaccaacaaggccaccccaccccctctgcccgtcagtctatccttacgataacacatgtagccttgaatattcatttcccaggccctgtccccatgaagccacgtctcagttatccccacaatatcgtatctgccaatatTGTGAGCAGTGTAGTAAGTGGAAAGAGTACAAGTAAATTATAACTAAGAGAAGTATTTGGACAGGTGGTAAAAGAGCAAGAATCCCACCTCCTGCAAATTGCATGGGAAGATTCTATGGAGAGGGATGACGTGTGGGAATGATAGAAGAATgaaccatccaaggccccaactGCTTTCCAGGTGAAACAGTGATTTGCTTGCACCTCTTGGCATTTAGATCACTGCCTTCACTGCTCACAGTGCTTAACACTGGAGAGGCCAAATGGAGATTGGGTGGCCATTTTGCACAATACCCCCACTCAAAGAACTAGCAACCCTCAGATCTTATGGTCTCTTACCATTTCACACACCATCTTGCTCACATTTCTGCCTTAGACCAACTACAGTCTTCCAGCAAAGGCCAACTCGGGTTAGAGGAACACCTGATATATTTTCTCCTTTTGAAAACTGTTTGCATTGTTTTAAATCCCTTGTACTTTAATGCACCACTCTGTGCCTAAGTGGCACCTCTGCAAAAAGAGGTGAGTAGAAAAATGAGTGGGTGTTAGTTTGTCCCATCTTAGTTATCCGTCCCTATGACGAGACTAGGGACAGAAGAAACTAATAAGTTAAGGTTTTACTGCCACATTTTGCTATTCCTTTGGTTTTCTGTATGTTGACTTTTTCTGTTGTCTTATGCGCTGTTTCTTACTCTTCAGTGCTCTCCTGGAAATATTTACAGCCCAACTTACCATACACAGTCTCAGTATGCACAGCCCCGACTTGCAACTCACAGTGACCAGGACCTCCAACCCAAGACCTACCCCAAACCCATCTATTCTTACAGGTATGTAATGCCAGCATATTGCTCCCCACATCTGTTATGAGGATGTTGCTTTCAATGTAATCAATAGATGTGTAATCAAAGAAGATGGGAAACTTCTGTCCAACCTTGCACTAGTCTGAAGTGATGTTTGGAATGACTAAATCTTCACACTTTTAGGTAGCTGAGTGAAGAAATCATaatataggagcaggaataggccattcagcccctcagacctGTTCTGCAATTGGTTTTGGCCTATCTCAATATGCCTGCCGTTGGCCCATACCcctttaatacctttgcttaacaaaaatgtatctaCCTCAAGTTTAAAATttacaactgatccagcatctgcTGTTGCTGCTTCTGGAAGAGAGTACTAAaccaacatctctcctgaacagtctggccctaattcaTAAACTATACCTCCAACCAGTAGAAATAGTTTAACTTTATcaaccctgtcttttcctgttaatatcatgAAGACTTTAATAAGATCactccttaaccttctaaacctagtaaaacaggcctaatttgtataatttctcctcataaccTAACCCCTGAAGTTCacatatcattcttgtaaacccacTTTGTATTCCTTCCAAGGCCAATCTATCCTTCCTAAGGTGCGGTGCCCAGACCTACTCACCATACCCCAAGGGGGGGGGATGTAATCATGGTTTTGTGTAACTGTAGTATTACTTCTGTGTCCTTATACTCCAGTTGTCTAGATATAAAggtcagcattccattagctttctcgATTTTTTTCAAGACTTGTTTGTGATCTATGTACCTGAACGGCCCGCTACAGCTCTTTGGATATCCACTATATTTAACTTCATATTTTTTACAATGTATCTTGATTTTTTGATTTGAAATGGACAGTCTCACTTGTGCTTACATTGAACTCTACCTGCCACAGTTCTGCCCATTTACTTAGCGTAAAATTATAAAGGGATACTGAGAGACTATCACCTGCACTGACAACAATGCCAACTAACATTTCAAGTATCAAAAATTTGGATATATGACTATCTATGCCATTATCCAAGTTGTCAATAAATAATGTGAGTAATTGAGGTCCCAACTCAGAACCCAGTGGGACACCTCTGGTCACATCCTACCAGTTTGTGTACCTACCCATTATCACTCCAGTCTGTCTCCAACCACTCAACCAATTTCCCAGCCATGTCAGTAATTCCTCCTCCGTTCCATGAGCATCTACCTTCCGTAACAGTgcgactttatcaaatgccttttggacgtccatataaacaacatccatAGAAATTTCACTATCTTAgtcacctcctcaaataattcaatgggGTCTGTCATATATGACTGTCAGGCATAACTGGCCTGTCATGAATCCATGCTTGGTCTCCCTGATTAGCAGCCAATTTTTAAAGTGTTCAATTATCCTATTGTTGATGATAGACTGTAACAATTTCCCCAGCACAGATGTCAGGctaactgatctgtaattccctggttttCCTCTTTCCTAAAACACACGTGACATATACGAAAGTGGAGAGAcatgtgcatcatctacaaagAGTCCCTCAAATACTTCATTTGCATTGTGCTGGTTTTATCTAATATTTCATGCTTCTGCTCTTTAACTAATATCTGGGTTATCCCTCTCCTTTGCAAAGGCAAAGACAAAATACTAATTTAGAACCTTGCTCACATTTTCTTCATTCACAGTCAAGTCACCAAATGCATCGCTGATAAGCCTAACCCTTTCCTTAGTCATAATCTGGCTGATGAAATATGCCTCATGTTTTCTACTTGGACGTGCCCGATATAAAATTAACTTGAAGCTATCTGAAATCAGTTCCGAATAGTCCAATAACCACTTCACCGAACTGTTCTCAATTTGATACAAGTTGGCAGTCTTTACTAGCAGAACAGACAAGGATGACCACTTTGGGAAGTGAAAGTGTGATACTGGTACAGTTAGGATACCAGTATGTGGTTAAGGGGTTTGGTAGAGTGCAGAGGACCGTCCTTGTGCTACAGATAACCTGTGTTTAGTACTGATTGAGTGACCAGAATGGTAAAAGGTCCAATTCTCTTGCAATGACAGCTACAATAGGACAAAACTTGGCAAACAAAACCACAAACAAATCTCTAAAGTATGGTTTATGGGCATCATTCTTCTAGCCTTAGACTGTTTCTTGCATTTATTTAATTGACAGCTGCCTGATTGCCATGGCACTGAAGAACAGCAAGACAGGAAGTCTCCCAGTCAGTGAGATCTACAGCTTCATGAAGGAGCACTTTCCCTATTTCAAGGTAGGAGATTGATGAAACATACAGAATCGTCCCATTAAGTTCAAAAGTACAGTAAAGTAGCCATCACAACGGCCATCTCCATTCACAGAAAAAGCACAAGGGTTGTTAAGGGGGGATGATTCTTTCAAGATTTTCTCTCTCAGGAATCTCTCTTGCTTCTGCCCTGAAATATATGACCAAGGAATTGCCATCAAGAAACTTTATTCTTTTATTCCAAAACTCAAGCTAGCTCTGCTGGCTGCAAAGTTCTTAAACAGAATGATCATTGAATCCCTGTAATGCAGCTAGTGGCCTctcggcccatcaggtctgcaccaaccctccaaagagcaccccatcCAGACCCCGCATTTACCATAGCTaacccagctaacctgcacaaccctcgATCAACCTCTGGGTTATGAGTCCAGCATGCTCCTGCTGCACCACTCTGCTACTGTGGTGATTTTAAGCAATTTAAATTCTACAACTCATCAACAGAGATCCTGACTCTAATAATACCCATAATATGTCACCAAATTGGCAATTCACTCACTCATAGGTCATTTTGGTGGTTTATGTAGAGGTGTGGCATGTAGGAAGCTTTACAATGTATCATGCTGTGTCAGATGTTGCTTGTAACAAAAAGAATCACATTACTTAACACCCTTTGCTTAATCAGTATGAATTTTCCATTTGAGAACCAAAGAAAATTGGAAACAGATAGAAAGCATAAACTCTGTACCATCCATACTAATGCAATTTGCAGTTTGGTGTGGAAGGAGACCATTAGTTCTGAGCTTCCTTTCTGCGTAAGGACactgaacctctgtttcagactgctCCAGATGGCTGGAAGAATTCTGTCAGGCACAACCTCTCGCTGAACAAGTGCTTTGAGAAGGTGGAGAACAAGCTGAGTGGGTCTTCACGGAAAGGGTGCCTTTGGGCACTCAACCCAGCCAAGATCGAAAAGATGGAGGAAGAGATGCAGAAATGGAAGCGCAAGGATCTTGGAGCAATTTGCAGGAGCATGGCAAACCCAGGTAATGATCAGTGGTGTTGGACGATAGAGGGGAGACAGAATTTCCTTCACAAATTGATATATTATGAGCAGATAATGGTGATGTTATGGCACTATACTCTACTATGTCAGTGCTTTCAAAAGATGTGAGAGACAAATATTGGTAGATGTCAACTTATGCGAGGCTCCCAGAAATCTCATCTTCTAACGACCTCTTTCTCACTGCAGATGAACTGGACAAATTGATATCTGATCGGCCAGAAAACTGCAGGAGACTGTCAAAATATTCAGAGAGAACAATCCACATGGCAACACAGGTGACCAGCACACAAGGAAGCCTCACGATGCCACATCTCCCCCACCAGTCTGTGGCTACCCTTTCCTTGCATCCCCTGCCTTTGCATCACCATatccaacagcaacagcagcagacgAGGATTAGCCCTGACTCACCAGCACCGGCTCAGACCCCACCTCTCCACGCCATGCCAGATATTAGCCACAGTCCTTTATCACACCATGGAGCTAGCAGGGTTGCTTCTGATTTATTCTGCATGACAACAGATATGAACACTGACGTTGATGCCCTTGACCCAACCATCATGGACTTTGCATTGCATGGTGAGTAATCTCTGCAGAGATAAATATACATTGAAGCATTGTTTAAATGAAAGTACACTACTTCCCCATCATTATTCCTTTCTGGAAACAATAAACTTTGTGACTGCACTTGGGAAAATACCAACTCTTAGCATGGCATTTCAACTAAATCATAAAGAACATTaacaacaaacacagagaatgctagagaaactcaggcggtctgacagcatttatagaaagagagttaacatttcgagtcggaaataacttcttcagaactgaaagatgTCGGAGTGTTGTTTTTAAATACttttgagagagacagaagatGAGCAAGAGGGCAGATGGTGTAGTGCAAAAGACAGGTGGTGAAACAGAAAGAGATGCAAAATGGATGTAAACTCgagcctcagtggttagcactgctgcctcacagcaccagggtcccaggttcgattccagcctcaggtaactgtctatgtggagtttgcacattctcccgtgtctgagtgggtttcctccaggtgctccggtttcctcccataatccaaagatgtgcaggtcaggtaaattggccatgctaaattgcccatagtgttaggtatgttagtcagagggaatgggtctgggtgggttaggcttcggagggtcgatgtggacttgttgggccgcagggcctgtttccatactgtcgggaatctaatctaatctaaactaaagtGGGAAAGGGAGAGAATGGGCTCTGTCTGCTAACAGCAAAGTATACAATATTAACAAATATTTGCAAATTGGAATTAGAATGCTCTGCTCCATCTCTCGTGATATTAATTAGAGTTGATCAGTGTGCAAAGGAAACTGACATGTCAAAGGAATGGAATGTGCTTATGAAGGCAAAAGCTGTTAAGAGATAGGAACTAAATGCTGGCTTATTTCAGGGAATTAATTTCCAAGTCAACAACAGCAGTCACTTTGTTCGAACGTCATAAATGCTTTGGTATTGTCTCATTTTGTGTGACAAATCCATTTACTACACCAGACATCACATGGACCTGAGTGAGATTGCAAATTTAGTACCCTACTGAGTAACTTTGTGCAACACAGGCTCACACAGCAGAGGGCTGAGGGTGTCCAGACCCATTTACAAAGAGGAGCCTTTCATCCTATCAATCAGGATTCCTCAAGACCAAATGGCAGCATGCACCATGTCCACAATCAAAATAGCACCAGTTTTGTATATACATTAAGTAATCGTTAGTTCCTTCACTTGTTGTCCTTCAAATATATGAAATACCCACGTGCACAC
The window above is part of the Chiloscyllium punctatum isolate Juve2018m chromosome 17, sChiPun1.3, whole genome shotgun sequence genome. Proteins encoded here:
- the foxn4 gene encoding forkhead box protein N4 isoform X1, encoding MIENEIRSEMSGLLRTSGHDHSAQDYRPSLLTPDPCQLSEDDLPSDLQSLSWLTSVDVPRLQQMATGRMDFNLSAQNPTLTTQTGLVLHDMSNNMTPTSVQGAMIQVQATMQHGIMGLNTMTTHGQNYSVTGQHPSGFQTQQSLYQAHSQQLYSLSQPGQQCSPGNIYSPTYHTQSQYAQPRLATHSDQDLQPKTYPKPIYSYSCLIAMALKNSKTGSLPVSEIYSFMKEHFPYFKTAPDGWKNSVRHNLSLNKCFEKVENKLSGSSRKGCLWALNPAKIEKMEEEMQKWKRKDLGAICRSMANPDELDKLISDRPENCRRLSKYSERTIHMATQVTSTQGSLTMPHLPHQSVATLSLHPLPLHHHIQQQQQQTRISPDSPAPAQTPPLHAMPDISHSPLSHHGASRVASDLFCMTTDMNTDVDALDPTIMDFALHGNLWEEMKDESFNLDTLSAFSTSPLRLSDSPLGVVGLTPVSSGSENSFSDLQVTGLYTTYASLENVPAQYLNTQGNKPIALQ
- the foxn4 gene encoding forkhead box protein N4 isoform X2; translated protein: MIENEIRSEMSGLLRTSGHDHSAQDYRPSLLTPDPCQLSEDDLPSDLQSLSWLTSVDVPRLQQMATGRMDFNLSAQNPTLTTQTGLVLHDMSNNMTPTSVQGAMIQYSVTGQHPSGFQTQQSLYQAHSQQLYSLSQPGQQCSPGNIYSPTYHTQSQYAQPRLATHSDQDLQPKTYPKPIYSYSCLIAMALKNSKTGSLPVSEIYSFMKEHFPYFKTAPDGWKNSVRHNLSLNKCFEKVENKLSGSSRKGCLWALNPAKIEKMEEEMQKWKRKDLGAICRSMANPDELDKLISDRPENCRRLSKYSERTIHMATQVTSTQGSLTMPHLPHQSVATLSLHPLPLHHHIQQQQQQTRISPDSPAPAQTPPLHAMPDISHSPLSHHGASRVASDLFCMTTDMNTDVDALDPTIMDFALHGNLWEEMKDESFNLDTLSAFSTSPLRLSDSPLGVVGLTPVSSGSENSFSDLQVTGLYTTYASLENVPAQYLNTQGNKPIALQ